The proteins below come from a single Panicum hallii strain FIL2 chromosome 7, PHallii_v3.1, whole genome shotgun sequence genomic window:
- the LOC112898982 gene encoding uncharacterized protein LOC112898982, translating into MATALNRGLRSGIRLLAAGAEASKPASRGFHATGVKRMGGHGHDEPYYLHAKHMYNLHRMKHQGLKVTLSVLGAVSIGVGVPVYAVIFQQKKTASG; encoded by the exons ATGGCGACGGCGCTCAACCGCGGCCTCCGCTCCGGGatccgcctcctcgccgccggcgccgaggcGTCCAAGCCAG CTTCTCGTGGATTCCATGCCACTGGTGTGAAGAGAATGGGAGGGCACGGCCATGATGAGCCATACTATCTCCATGCCAAGCACATGTACAACTTGCACAGGATGAAGCACCAGGGTTTGAAGGTGACTCTTTCCGTGCTGGGAGCAGTTAGCATCGGCGTTGGAGTCCCCGTGTACGCAGTCATTTTCCAGCAGAAGAAGACCGCCTCAGGTTGA
- the LOC112901041 gene encoding protein EI24 homolog isoform X2 produces the protein MIADQINHAREANPNERRFPFPSQMESLASQARPAAVLWLAGFLQAARLHRVVSFCASSRALSIRIAQCFLLNGLIFLGSLLTLKSVVIPTLLWILPEQCNQMGGQHLCDHKAAIAIYSFLRSGLVEIFYVFWFYPLYVFSFILSTLWYNDIAKHALDVVKRKSLDSTRALNAHNITEPGDQPEGFDRVALGIGEQVYSILLLTIFFVEVSVIGYVPYFGKAMNFLLLSLMYAYYCFEYKWNFFAVSLNNRLEFFESNWAFFAGFGAPCVLPIFFFSPLTSYGLMAILYPLFVLTAAGTQAEQVIDELKPTHEGKLQRIPVFFVAKRLT, from the exons ATGATTGCCGATCAAATAAATCATGCTCGAGAAGCAAATCCGAACGAGAGACGCTTCCCCTTCCCCTCGCAGATGGAGTCGCTTGCGTCGCAAgcgaggccggcggcggtgctctgGCTCGCCGGCTTCCTCCAGGCCGCGCGCCTCCACCGGGTTGTCTCCTTCTGCGCCAG CTCGAGGGCACTATCCATCAGGATCGCACAGTGCTTCCTGCTGAACGGCCTCATCTTCCTGGGGAG CTTGCTAACCCTGAAATCGGTGGTCATTCCAACTCTATTGTGGATTCTACCTGAGCAATGCAATCAAATGGGTGGACAACATCTTTGTGATCACAAGGCAGCTATAGCTATTTATTCATTCTTACGCTCGGGCCTTGTTGAGATTTTTTAT GTATTTTGGTTTTATCCACTTTACGTCTTCAGCTTCATATTAAGTACGCTTTG GTATAATGACATTGCCAAGCATGCTTTGGATGTTGTGAAAAGGAAGAGCCTAGATTCGACTCGAGCGTTGAATGCTCACAACATAACTGAACCAGGAGACCAACCTGAAGGATTTGACAG GGTTGCCCTTGGTATAGGGGAACAGGTCTATTCAATCCTCCTTTTGACCATTTTCTTTGTTGAG GTTTCAGTGATTGGTTATGTACCGTACTTTGGCAAGGCAATGAACTTCCTGCTCCTGTCATTAATGTATGCCTACTACTGCTTCGA GTACAAGTGGAACTTCTTTGCAGTGAGTCTGAATAACAGGCTTGAGTTCTTTGAATCAAATTGGGCCTTCTTTGCTGGATTTG GGGCTCCATGTGTCCTTCCAATtttcttcttctctcctcttacAAGTTATGGACTTATGGCCATACTTTACCCGTTG TTTGTCTTGACTGCTGCAGGCACTCAAGCTGAGCAAGTGATTGATGAACTGAAACCTACACACGAAGGGAAACTACAAAGAATACCTGTGTTCTTCGTGGCAAAGCGACTAACGTGA
- the LOC112901041 gene encoding protein EI24 homolog isoform X1 produces MIADQINHAREANPNERRFPFPSQMESLASQARPAAVLWLAGFLQAARLHRVVSFCASSRALSIRIAQCFLLNGLIFLGSLLTLKSVVIPTLLWILPEQCNQMGGQHLCDHKAAIAIYSFLRSGLVEIFYVFWFYPLYVFSFILSTLWYNDIAKHALDVVKRKSLDSTRALNAHNITEPGDQPEGFDRVALGIGEQVYSILLLTIFFVEVSVIGYVPYFGKAMNFLLLSLMYAYYCFEYKWNFFAVSLNNRLEFFESNWAFFAGFGAPCVLPIFFFSPLTSYGLMAILYPLFVLTAAGTQAEQVIDELKPTHEGKLQRIPVFFVAKRLTTQVLQLFPAVQKEE; encoded by the exons ATGATTGCCGATCAAATAAATCATGCTCGAGAAGCAAATCCGAACGAGAGACGCTTCCCCTTCCCCTCGCAGATGGAGTCGCTTGCGTCGCAAgcgaggccggcggcggtgctctgGCTCGCCGGCTTCCTCCAGGCCGCGCGCCTCCACCGGGTTGTCTCCTTCTGCGCCAG CTCGAGGGCACTATCCATCAGGATCGCACAGTGCTTCCTGCTGAACGGCCTCATCTTCCTGGGGAG CTTGCTAACCCTGAAATCGGTGGTCATTCCAACTCTATTGTGGATTCTACCTGAGCAATGCAATCAAATGGGTGGACAACATCTTTGTGATCACAAGGCAGCTATAGCTATTTATTCATTCTTACGCTCGGGCCTTGTTGAGATTTTTTAT GTATTTTGGTTTTATCCACTTTACGTCTTCAGCTTCATATTAAGTACGCTTTG GTATAATGACATTGCCAAGCATGCTTTGGATGTTGTGAAAAGGAAGAGCCTAGATTCGACTCGAGCGTTGAATGCTCACAACATAACTGAACCAGGAGACCAACCTGAAGGATTTGACAG GGTTGCCCTTGGTATAGGGGAACAGGTCTATTCAATCCTCCTTTTGACCATTTTCTTTGTTGAG GTTTCAGTGATTGGTTATGTACCGTACTTTGGCAAGGCAATGAACTTCCTGCTCCTGTCATTAATGTATGCCTACTACTGCTTCGA GTACAAGTGGAACTTCTTTGCAGTGAGTCTGAATAACAGGCTTGAGTTCTTTGAATCAAATTGGGCCTTCTTTGCTGGATTTG GGGCTCCATGTGTCCTTCCAATtttcttcttctctcctcttacAAGTTATGGACTTATGGCCATACTTTACCCGTTG TTTGTCTTGACTGCTGCAGGCACTCAAGCTGAGCAAGTGATTGATGAACTGAAACCTACACACGAAGGGAAACTACAAAGAATACCTGTGTTCTTCGTGGCAAAGCGACTAAC GACACAGGTACTGCAGCTGTTTCCAGCGGTGCAGAAAGAAGAATGA